GGATGGCCTGGCAAACTTTCCCGAAGGGTCGCAGTTGACCGGAATGACGGAAGCTCCGGACTCTTCAAAGAGTTTCGGTGTGATCTGACCTCCCGCCCCGTTTCCACAGTCTACGACTATGGTGAGGTCTTCCGGGATACAAACCGAGGTGAGGATCGCTTCTTTATGCGGCGTAATTAGATCAGCATCGGTAAAGGTGCCCTGTTCGTTCCACGAACTCCAGGACGGATGGTCTACTTCCTCTTCGATCTCTTTTTGCTGGGCGAGAGTATATGATGAGCCGTCGGATCGGAAAAGTTTGATGCCATTATAGGGTTCCGGATTATGTGAAGCCGTGATCATAACGCCTGCATCGGCAAATCCGGCACCAAAGGCAACGGTCGGAGTTGGGCATATCCCTCCGTAGACGACGTCTGCTCCGCTGCTGATCAAGCCCGAAATAACCGCGTGTGCCAGAACATCCCTGCTGGTTCGTGAGTCAGTTCCAAGAACAACATGTTTTGCATTTTTTGCAACTGCAGCTCCAACGATTGGTGCAAGAGAAAGTAGGCGCTGATCAAACATTTGTCTGATACCGGACGAACCAAAAAGCATAGTGAAATATTTTATGTATTGAATGGTGTTAAATTATTAGGTCCCATAGGGACACCAGGACTTTTTTCCAAGAAGAGCCGCAACGCCGGTACATGAAGGACCAAGAAACAGGAGTTCTTTTTCCAGGACGACCGCTTCATCGATTTCTGCGAGAAGATCGTCACTCAAAAGTGCATCGCCAGTCACAAGCACCACCTCGGCATCTTCCAGAAATAAGGCCTGTTGTATTCCCGGAATATCGCGGCCAAGGATGTAAACATTTTTTCTGGAAAGATGCTGAACCAGTTCTTCAAGACAGTCTTCAAAGTTTACTGTCGGACAGGGGCCAAGTTTTCGAATCAGCATCAGAAAACCGGCAACTACAGTAAGTGCCCCTGCCGCAGCAGCCTTTGTTTTCGGGGATTTCAGCGGCGCACCATAGAGATTTTCTAGGCGCATCTTTGCGCAGAACGGCTCGGTAGATGCAATTTCGGCGACCCGCCCTCCAAAACAAACCTGAAGACAACTGCCAGAACAAAACTGACAGACATGTTTTTCAGGCCTGCTTATATACACAAGATCTCCGTCTTCGGTACCTATTCCATGCGCAACGTCATGAAGTTTTTTTACAGCATCGTGTAATATCATACTATATCCTCAAGTAACACAACTCTTGCGGGCGAGGCATCAGCCCCAATAATCTTCAGCGGCATCGCGATCATCTGATACACGCCGTCTTGAATATCGGCAAGATCGAGAAGTTCTATAATGATGATGCCGTTTTTCAGCAAAAAACGATGGACATCATCATCTCCTATGGACGGAGTATCGCATCCAATTGTTTTGATACCGGCAAGCAGGAGTTTTTTTGCCGTCTCAACAGATAATGGAACGGCATTTTTGAAAAGAACAGCCTTACAGTTTTTTGTAGGCATGAGGGGAGAGATCACGACCTCGGCAAAAGTGATCAGGTTTTCCAATTCGAGTTTGTCGACAGGAATTCCATTTTCAAAATAATGTGCGGGGGCATCGATGTGGGTGCCGGTGTGCGTGCCAAGGGAAAGTGAGGAGATGAAGGCATCTCCTGTTTTTAATCTGGCCAAAGAAAATTCAGGATCACCGGGATATACATACATCCCGGGGCGCAGGCCGACACTCACATCATGGATCTTCATCTAAAATCCGTGGTCAGCCGAATCGATTGCATTTTCGATCTGCTTTTGGAGAGCATCCGGCAGACCTTCGATCCTGACATCCAAGAATCCGCGGATGATGGTGGCGGTAGCTTCTTCTTCTGAAAGTCCGCGTGCCATGAGATATTCGATCTCGTCTCTGGCGATCTTTCCAACAGCCGCTTCGTGGGAAAGTTCGATGTCGACAACGCGTCCGTCGATCTCAGGAATCGCGTGCATAACGCCGTCTTTTAGGATCAGGCCGCGGCATTCGATGTGCCCTTTCGTTTGCGGGACTTCGGCAACGATGGCACCACGGGATATTATCGTCCCGCCGTTTGTAATGGCGCGGGTGATCAGTTCGGCGCTGGTGTTCGGCGCCTGAAGAATCGCTCTTGATCCGGCATCAATATGTGATCCGGTTCCGGCGACGATCACGCTCGAAAAGCGGGCGACCGCACCCTCGCCTTTGAGATAAGCGGTCGGATACATCTGGACCATTTTCGTCGGGCGCATGCAGACGTAATTAGAAAGGAACGTCCCTCCCTCTTCGACAATGGTTGCCGTACGCGGGAAGACTTCGATCTCTTCACCCCATGTATGGATCATCGTCGAGGTGACTTTGGCGTTTTTCC
The sequence above is a segment of the uncultured Methanocorpusculum sp. genome. Coding sequences within it:
- a CDS encoding cyclase family protein; translated protein: MKIHDVSVGLRPGMYVYPGDPEFSLARLKTGDAFISSLSLGTHTGTHIDAPAHYFENGIPVDKLELENLITFAEVVISPLMPTKNCKAVLFKNAVPLSVETAKKLLLAGIKTIGCDTPSIGDDDVHRFLLKNGIIIIELLDLADIQDGVYQMIAMPLKIIGADASPARVVLLEDIV
- a CDS encoding SufD family Fe-S cluster assembly protein — protein: MPEMNGFSGISPEDKERLALTGIHTDSLEGRAGSFLLVNDHILHAGSQTEGVEVLMIEKALEKYEWLKDYCWKIVPADKDQYTKYVSEHPQRGYVIIAHKGAKTTFPLQSCMFMQGDTIQTVHNIVIAEEGSEVHLIAGCASSLKTKEGAHYGINEIYVGKNAKVTSTMIHTWGEEIEVFPRTATIVEEGGTFLSNYVCMRPTKMVQMYPTAYLKGEGAVARFSSVIVAGTGSHIDAGSRAILQAPNTSAELITRAITNGGTIISRGAIVAEVPQTKGHIECRGLILKDGVMHAIPEIDGRVVDIELSHEAAVGKIARDEIEYLMARGLSEEEATATIIRGFLDVRIEGLPDALQKQIENAIDSADHGF